A segment of the Octopus sinensis unplaced genomic scaffold, ASM634580v1 Contig13491, whole genome shotgun sequence genome:
AATATGTTCACAAAAGCTTTAATGTCAGGTAAAAGAGTTAAGAAAATCATTCATCTACGGAGTTTTTTGTTCAACAATAAACAGGAAAATTGAGTATGACAATCGTATCTGTGCAAGCTTTTTTTGTTCGTATTTGCTTCATTCTCATACAAAAACCTGTAATGTCGTATCACCTATTTGTCTTTTTAGCTTTTGAGTGAACACCGCTGTATCACCGACATTCTAGTGAACATCGCCGTTGTATTGATAGAATTTCCGAAGTAATTCTCCGGCTATTAAATAATCAATTTTTCTGTTTACTTGATTCTctgcttatattattatttattatactctatattttcataataaaaaaaCTTAACAATAAAATggctcatttacaattattgcGATTGTAATTTTATTGTGATGCAGTCTAATTcgaatataaatgcatacatcagaataaagtaaatgaatttataatattctcaactaattaattaaatattttaaccaaTAGACcttcaaataaaaaagaaaagctctcaGATTTATTAAGCTGGACTAAAGAGACTGTAATTTTAAGCAACAAAATAACAGCAGAAAAATCGTTTCAATTCAATCAGGTCTTTGACCCATCGACATCTCAAGAGGAAATTTTTGCTCGAATTGTGTTACCTGCAATTGACTCTTGCTTAGAAGGATATAACTGCACATTTTTTGCGTATGTTAAGTACTGACTTATTTGTACAGATATGGGCAAACTGGGACAGGCAAGACATATACCATGGAGGGATGTGGATCAACAGACAATGATGACGAGGAAGGAATAATTCCACGGGCAGTTGcctcaatttttcaaaaaatagcGAATTTTGTATTTGTCTGTAATTATTGAAGGGTTCAAGGGGTTTGTGGTAAAGATATCGTTCATTGAATTGTTTAACGAAGAATTGGTTGATTTATTGTCGAATGAGTCAAACAAATTATATATCTACGACGATACTATTAACAAAGGGGCAGTTATCGTAAAAGGagttaaagaaattgaaatttctaGTCTTGATGAATTTCGGTGCCTTTTTAAACTAGGAGTCTCCAAACGGACAACATGTTCAACCGCATTGAATGAGAGATCAAGGTTTTTTGACATGATGTTATAATACAGTCGGTCTCATTCCATTTTCACTATCAAAGTGTACAATCGGACTGGAAGGTCTAAGGAAATATTGAGAGTCGGGAAATTTAATTTGGTTGATTTAGCAGGGTCAGAAAATATAAGTCGAACAAGTTCTGATTCTCGCGTAAGTGGTAAGGCAACCTTGTTAATGTATTTCAATTTAGGAAACATAAACAAGAGTCTTCTCACTCTCGGGAGAGTCATCATTAGTCTAGCCAACAAGGGAAGGCATATTCCTTATaggttattaattataataaatattttaaattaattcagAATAACTAATGAACtatttattattagaaaaaattaataaatttagagAAAGTAAATTGACACGTATTCTCAAAGACTCATTGGGTGGGGCATGCCGTACGAGTATTATTGCAACGATATCAACCTCGTCTCAGTACATAAATGAGACCCTGTCGACATTGGAATACGCCTGTCGTACAAGGACTATATGCAATTCGCCATCATTGCACACACAATATACCACAGTGGAATTAGTAGAGGTTATAAGTCATTCAACAATTCATAGCAATATAAATGCACAATTGAACGTCTCAAAGCTGATTTATTAGCAACCAAGAATAGAGTTGGCGTCAAAATGAGTTCAAAAGAGTTGGAGGAGTTGGAAACATATATTTCTTCCTCTCAAGCACACATAAACGAGCTGACAGACATGATTATCTTCATGAATATGGAGACTTCGACTGTATCTAAGAAAGTGGAAGAAGAGAAACATAATCTGGAAGTCAGAAAGTCACACCTCGAACACATATCGATCAAGACTCACCGGTTTAACGACTTGATTAAAGTTTTCACCGATTTATTGGAGGATACAAAGCGAGACTTGGACAAAATTGATGGAAAAATGGCCGAATCAGCCGAATTTGAGTCGGAATTGAGAGAAAGTATTGAAAAGGTTGTTTATGATctatattttcagatatatgGAGAAATCTCTGAGTTGACAGATCAGTCTGTGGATATGATAGACTGTTTGAAACAAAGGAAGGATAAAGTGGAGTCCGTTTATTCCAATCTTGAAGAAAAACGTGACAAATTAGTTACAAAATGGAGGGAATTTTTGGAAGAAATTACCAACAGAAAGCCACAATGCGAACCACTTGTCGACCAAAAAAGTAATTGGCCTTTTTTATTCATAGTTCCCGATAATTCAAAGCTTTCTTTTGAAAAATTGCAGGATTCTGTGATTGAAAACTTTTCCAATGTTTCTGATGAGTTTTTGAGGAAAGTTGATGAAGTGAAATTAACCTTATCAATGAGCAATGAAGAGCAAGAGAAGGAGGACGTGATTAAGATTATGGAGGAATATccacagaaaataaaaatgtggTCAAAGGGGGTTAAAGAAAGTTTCGAATTATTTTGTGTGGTATTTCAACTGTTATTCCATTTAGAATTTTAAACATTTTGTCAATCAAAAGTTACTAAATTTTGATTTGTGCGTGGAGAGGAAGAATAAAATTATTGCTGAAAGTCTGAGAATTTACAATGATTACACAACGAGGCTTAAGAGAGTCATTACAATCATTGATATAATCGTAGTCAAGTTCAATGAACTTAAAACTGTTGGGCGTTATTTTTAAACGATAGTTCGTATATTTGAGTGACATACAGATTGGAAGTGAGGTAgtctgttatataataataactgATAGTATAAAGAAGCGAAGGAGAATGCAGAACGTATCAATAAGCAGCTTAATTTTGAATGTGACATGTGAGTAGTTGGGGATATTTTTCGTAGGTTAGTTAAAGATTTGATGGACCATTATTTACAAAGGAAAGACTATGAATCACAGCTTGCTAAAGTTTTGAATGGAATTAGTGAGAGAACGAAAAAGGTGTTGAGAATTGTCACTATTCTCATAGTTTGATGACTatagagaaaaattattttttcaaggTCGTAGTTACTTTGAGTCAATGTTGAAATATGCGGAAATTATGAAGCACATAACCTCATCCTTTCACACAAGGATTCGATCATTCTTGGATAGtcagagaaatgaagaaagaagtgATTTTCAAAATCACATTAACAATTCTATGCATATTACCAAAAAATCGTCGAGTTGTTACTTGGGTGAGTATTTTGATGGTTTTGAAAATCTGATTTTGGAACAAAAAGAGGTTTCAAGCCAAACTGCTGCTTTTACTGATGTTTGTTTCCATTCACTGACAACATTATTCAACGATTTCTCTATGAAGCTAACTATGTTAACAGCAATGTGTCAAAAtggtttaaataatttttagagTTTTAGTTGATGTTCAAGAAGTTTTGGGAAGCAACAATAGTGAAGAAAAAAGTAGCGACGATACCGTTGATTAATTTTGCGataattttgttttgtgaatttatgtggtttcaatttctgattAATAATCTCCTAATtagtaatttaaataatttacctAAAATGGAAGTGCGAACCCCCGCGATCTGATTGTGACTTTTTATGTATTCACATTTTTGCACACCTGCTGTCACAATAATGCACAGTTTTCTTGTATTTGTTACAGAATTCAGATAGTTTATGACTATGAAAAGAACCTTCTGACCGCGGGGACCTATTTCCACACTCAAGTTAATTAGTTAGAACAACATGACATTCCTCTATCTTGTAAGTTTATATTCTTCTCATTGATTTTGATCGGCAACTTTGGTCTGCGTCTTTGACAGTGTcttgataattttttatttaatcgaAGAACcaccaacagttaattagggTAATAATTAGGTGATTCCAACAATCCTCAAGATCTTTCTCAGCTTTTCCGATGTTGGACTCTGGACTCAACGCAAGTGCGGGACAGGTGGGGAGAAGTTTTTGTGAGGAATTGAATCGGGGTGATGTGGTTCGGATTGCTAAGGTCTTGGTCTGTCTCGATATTTAATTATGTGGTGAGGGAACTCACTACTTATGTCCGATATATTCTTCAACAGTGGTTAAGTAGGTTTTCTCATCTAATTCAGCCTGAAGAATTGCGACACTTCTATTACAAGCACCGTTCCTTCATTAGTAAAAGATTTTTCTATAGTAGTGGACGCGACAAGCAATCCACTAACTTTAGTGTTTCAATTTTTTGTAAAAGAGATTCTCTGGAGTTAGCGTATATTCTGGCTTTAGAAACATCTGAGGATAAATCAAAGCACTGATTTTGTTGATAACGATTTCATATTTGATTTTAGAATCTGTAATGTTCCCTCCACAAGCTTAACAGAAAAAACATCAAGGCAGAAAAAACATCGAAATCTATtgtctttattattttacttttatcagaTAAATCCAACAAATCATTTTTTGAAAACAAGCTTCTAATTAAAATTGATTGTACCTGAGAAGATACTTCAAATTAGAATAATTAAAACTTAATTCCTTTTTATCCACTCcaaatcaattttttaaatacataagtaca
Coding sequences within it:
- the LOC115229683 gene encoding kinesin-like protein KLP2; the encoded protein is MQSNSNINAYIRIKPSNKKEKLSDLLSWTKETVILSNKITAEKSFQFNQVFDPSTSQEEIFARIVLPAIDSCLEGYNWFKGFVVKISFIELFNEELVDLLSNESNKLYIYDDTINKGAVIVKGVKEIEISSLDEFRCLFKLGVSKRTTCSTALNERSRFFDMML